One region of Quercus lobata isolate SW786 chromosome 2, ValleyOak3.0 Primary Assembly, whole genome shotgun sequence genomic DNA includes:
- the LOC115978038 gene encoding stress-induced protein KIN2-like, whose protein sequence is MDKSQNASYQAGEAKGQAQEKAGNMADKATNAAQSAKESCQEAGQQMKDKAQGACDAVKDKVGANK, encoded by the exons ATGGACAAATCCCAGAATGCAAGTTACCAAGCTGGCGAGGCCAAGGGCCAAGCTCAG gaAAAGGCAGGCAACATGGCGGACAAGGCGACCAATGCTGCTCAATCTGCCAAGGAATCATGCCAAGAG GCTGGCCAGCAGATGAAGGATAAGGCACAAGGGGCTTGTGATGCAGTTAAGGATAAAGTTGGAgcaaacaaatga